The nucleotide sequence CGCTTTCGATCTGAAGGATCCTATGCAGGTTTTGACCCAAGCGGATTTGGATTCTCATCGTGTTCTGAAAGAAATTCTCAAAAAAGAATTTACCGGTATTCCTTTGGTAATGGAAGAGCAGAATAATTATGAGCCTCTTCCCAGGACTTTTATTGTCTGCGATGAGTTAGACGGCACCACTTTATTTTCCAGAGGGATCAAAGAGTTCAGCGTAATTTTAGCATACGTGGAGGATGGATCTCCTGAAGTAGGATGTATTTATTTCCCTGCCTTGGATACGTATCTCACGTCTCAAAGAGGATTCGGGACTTTTATCGACGATCGAAAGATTCTGTTGAAAAAAGGAGGAAGTCTGGATCGTTCCGTTCTTTCTCTTGAGATCAATAATACTTTTCAAGACGAGGACTATCGTTGGATTGCGAGCGCTAGTAAAAGTACTTTAGCGACCCGTGCCTTGGCTGCGACAGGCGCAGGGTTTTTGGAATTATTGGAAGGCAAAACGGATCTCTTCATGAACTTAAGCGGTGCCAAGATCTGGGACTTTGCCGCAGGTGTTCTTGCTTTGGAAGAAGCAGGTGGGATCGCTTTGGATAAAACAGGCAAGCCTTTGAAATGGGATAAGATCCGAATGTCCGCCTTGTTAAGCAGAGATCAAGATTTATTAAAAGAAGTTTACCGACTGAAACCTTAAAGCATTCCTTGGAATATGCAGGAATTTCTAACCATTTTGGATTCTAAAACGATCGATACCTTCACGGTCAGTCTTCGGGTGGGGTTGATCATTCTTTTTGCGGGTGTGGTAGGCTGGAATAGGGAAGGCAAAAATCACGGTGCCGGTTTTAGGACCCATATCTTGATCGGTCTTGCTTCTACGGTTTTGATGTTATTATCCATTTTTATTCCGGAATTTTATTCGGTAGCGGGAGGAGATCCCTCTAGGATTGCGGCTCAGGTGGTTTCCGGAGTCGGGTTTTTATGTGCGGGTGCGATCATGAAGTTCGGATTGACCGTGAAAGGACTGAATACTGCAGCTTCTATCTGGATTGTCTCTGCCATCGGTTTACTTGTCGGTGCCGGTCTTTATTATGCAGGATTTTTAACCACGGTTGCTACTCTGATCATTCTGGTCTTATTCGATCTGGTAGAAGAAAGATATTTCGGAAAATACGAATATAAGGTCCTGATCCTGGATCTGAAACAGAAAAAATTCCACCGAAAAGGGTTTAAGGAATTATTATTAAGAAATAAGTTACGATTGGTTTCGGAATCTTTTATGCAAGATTACCAAACTAAAAACGCTCAGATCAAACTTACGATCGCTATGCCTCGAGATTTCGATATTCTAAAGATCGTGGACGAATTCAGGAATCTGGCGGATGTCATAAAAATCAGTATAGAATCTACTTAAGCTTGGACGATATCGATCTGAATTCGGCTCCAGAAATTAAGAGATCTCTAAATATCTTCCGATCATAAGTGCGGTCTCTTCTAGGATTTTTTCATCCGGGATATCGAATCCTTGTAGAACCATATACGTTATTATATCATCCATTGCTCTTTGGGCGACTAAAAGAGCTGAGGGTTCGGATCTTAGTTTTCGGCCTTTGCCGAAGTATTGCAGCAGTTTGAAAACTTCCGTTCCGATCCTTTCCCTTTCAATTTTTTTTACGGCACTTGCAAGAGCCTGGTCCGAAAGAGACAATATCGCAAATTCTTTATGTAGTTTTTTGTTTTTTAAGGCGGACTTGCGCATTCTGGTTAAAATTTCCAAAATAATCCTGGTAAGATCTGCATTTTCAGGAAGTAAGCCGATAGTTTCCGCGGCAAGATTCCCGTAAAATTCTTCGCTATATTTTCGAACTATTTCTAAAGCAATATCGTTCTTATCCTTGTAGTAAGCATAAAACGTCCCGATGGAAACACCCGCTTCTTCCACTATGTCCCGTATTCCGGTTTCATTATATCCGTTACGTTTTACGAGTCTATAGGCAGCATCTATTATGCTTTCTTTTCGGGCTATCGAACGATCTTGTACAGGATTACGGACAGTTTTTTTCTTCGGATCCATTTCTGAAAATATTCGAGATCGGCCGTTTTGCCTAACAAGCGTATTTTCCATTTTTTAAAAAACATGAACAAGGTTCAAATTTTAATTTACATTTTATTTTTAGTTCGTCTGATATATGAACAAAGTTCATGTTTTGGAGAATTCGAATGGGATGTATAATAGGGAAATTTAGTCATCTTTTGGTTTTTATGGTGCTTTCAATTTCCGTTTGGAACTGCGGGAAAATCGAAAAGGGGCGTTTTTTCAACGATCAGGCCTATCATTTTCAAACCTTAAGAGCCTTGAACGACGCCCGCAGTGACGGAGCGGAAACAGGAGAGGTTCTCGAGGCGGTACGGAATATCAAGGAAGGGGACCCTCAATCTTGGTTTTCCGCCTGGGAAAATGCGGGAAATAAGGTTTTAGAGAGAGGAGATCGTATCCAGGACCGGATGAGCCGGGGGCAAGCATACCTGAGAGCGCATAATTATCTTAGAACGGCGGAATTTTTCCTAGATCCTGAGGATGAAAAAAGATCTTCCGCATTCGATAGATCCGTGGAAGTTTTTCATAAAGGATTGGATACTCTTGGAGTAAAATATGAGAAGATCAAAGTTCCTTACGGCGAATATCAATTAAATGCGATCTATTATCCGGGGCCTTCCGGTGCGGATCATAAACCTTTGATCGTTCTCGTGGGAGGTTTCGATTCGACTTTAGAAGAATTATATTTCGTTCTTGTTCGAGCTGCTTATGAGAGAGGGTTCAGCGTGCTTACTTACGAAGGGCCTGGCCAAGGTTCCGTATTACGAAAGCAAAATTTGGGTTTTACTCCCGAATGGGAAAAGCCGACGAAAGCCGTACTGGATACTTTTTTAGCTTCTCATAAGAAACCTAGCAAATCCGTTCTGGTAGGTATGAGTCTGGGCGGATATTTCGCTCCCCGTGCTGCCGCTTACGACAAGAGATTTGACGGAGTGGTTGCCTACGACGTTTTGTTCGATTTTGGAGAAGTGGCCGAGAATTCCGTTCCGGGGATCATACTCTGGCTTGAAAAAAAGAATTATGATAATGTAATTGAGTTCCTAGTGAAGATAAAATCGTCCCTTTCTCCCAGTTTTTCCTGGGGAGTAAAAAATGGAAGATGGACGATGAAAACCGGAACCTCAAGCGAGACTTTGAAAGCATTTAGGGCTTATACGTTGGCGAATTCTGCAGAAAAGATCACACAAGACGTTTTGATCCTCGCAGGAACGGAAGATCACTTCATTCCGGTCAAACAAGTCGAGGACTTTAAGAGTAAATTAACGAATGCGAAAAGCGTTACTTCGATACTCTATGACAGAGGATCAGGAGGAGCGGAGCATTGCCAATTAGGCGCTCAGGCTTTATGGCACGCGGACTTTTTCGATTGGATGAAAAGGTTCGAAAATAAATGAAGTTCCGTCATTAGGACCGCGACAGGGATCGCAGCGGAAATCCGGCGATGCACCGTTCATGGTGCGTCGCTGATTGCAGCGTAGAGCCCGGTCCGAGCGTAGCGAGGAGTCGCCCAACTCCGAATATTACAATTCTAAAATCTATTTATGTCCTATTACTTTTAGCGGGATTCTATTCGAATTTCGGAATTTGCTATGCTTTTTTTAAGAGTTTATAAAATGACACTGACCTGGATATGGCCGAAAAAAGAACATCGATCCCTTCGGATCTCGCACAGGAACTTGTAAAAATCATCCGACTTCTTGCCATGTCCGGCAAAAAGAATTTTAAGAAATATCTATACGATCCCTTTATCTACGCAGGTTGGGAAAAGGAAAAATCCCATTCTGCACTTGCTGCAAGTAAGATGATCGATAAGATCCAAGAGGATTTCAACAATCCTTCCTATTTGCATACGATCCCGCATCATTGCAAACGTTTAATCTCTCAGGCAATTATAGAGAGTCTTTCCGCTTTGGGAGACTCTTGCATTTTCTTTTTAGAGAAGATCCAGGAAACGGGTAGTATAGCCTCTTCTCCCGAGGCTTTGGAATTTGTCGCCGTATTAGAAAAACCTTTAAAAGAATTCGAAAAAGTAACCAGCAATAATAACGAAAAACTTTTCGAAGACTCCATTAAGAATTTCTCTAAAGAAGAATTAAAATCCGCTTTCGAGCCAGTGAAATTGGACGGGACCAGACAGAAGGTGTATCTTGACTCGGAAGTGCATACCTTGTATCAGCAGATACTTTCTGCGGCAAAGGTCAATAACCTTGTCCGTTGTAAAAAGTTACTTTCCAGATATATAATTAACTACAGCGATTCGGAAACTTATAGCGAACAAGAGGTGGAAAATCTTTTGGACGCATTAGGAAAACGTGAAGTCGGATTCAAGGAGAATTTAAAAGATTCTCTCGCCATAGAACTTTACTTTTCCATAACAAAGGGCATTTTAGAAGGGAATGCAAAGAAGGCGATCCAAGGTATAAGGAAATACGCTCATATTTTCGAAGGGGATCCGAACACGAAATATTATTACGAAATTGACTCCTTAGAAAGAAAGTTATACGGAATCATCCAAGCGAAGGATTTAATGAAAGAATTAAGGAAGGGTGTGTAAATGGCGAACCTCACATTCAACGAAAAAGTGGAAGGAAGCAAGTTGATCCTCAAAGTCGCGGGCGAGATCGATGCTAAGACCGCTCCGGATCTAAAGATCAAATTGGAAGCAGCGGTAGGGAACGGAATTAAAACAATTATCTGTGATTGTTCCGCTCTTACTTATATCGCTTCCGCAGGGATCGGTGTTTTAAACTCCATCCAAAAATTCCTGAAGGAAAAATCGGGAGAGATCGTTTTCTGCAGCCTTAAGAAGGAAGTGAAGGATACGATGGAACTCATGTATTTCACCAAAAAGGTAAGAGTATTCCCCTCTTTAGATGACGCATTAGGCGGGGTTTGAATCCTCTCATGGATTCCTCTCCGGAAAAAATCCTATATTACTCCGTAGACCTGGATGAACTTTCTAAAATTCGGGGGGAGGTCCGTGAATTTTTGGGAGAGGACTGTTCGGATATAGTCAAAGGCCGGATCGTATTCTGCCTGGATGAAGCAATGACTAACGTAATAGAACACGGATTTTCGGAGCCGAACTCCTCTAAAATCGAGCTCAGAATGAAAAAGAATAAGGGAAGCTGGAAATTCTCCATCCTGGACCAAGGCGTTCCTTTCGATCCCACGAAAGAAAAAAGCGAAACCTGGAAGGAATTATACGAAAGCGGGGCCGATGGAGGTTTCGGATTACGTTCCATTAAAAAAATAATGATCGTACGTTACCAACGTCTTAAAAATCCCCCGCGTAACAAACTTACTCTGATCCATACGAGATAATAAGATGATTAAAAACAAATTCCTGAGAGCGGTTCTTCCCGGGATTCGGGCGAAACTTTCCTTTTTTACGGCCGCATTGGTTATCTCCATATTAGGCTTCACATCCATAATTCATTATGCCCAACAGACAAAGGCTTTGGAACAGAAGTTGGAGTCGGAATTAAAAGCTCCTTTGGAATATGTGAACTCTGTCGTTCTGGATCTGGAAAACCTGAGCCGAAGTATGATCTTGATAGAGGAATTCAAGGTCAGAGTGAAAGAGAAGAAAAAACAACTCAGTAAATTTAAAAGGACGGTCGTCCAGAAAGAAGGCGGGCTTTTCGGTGCGTTAAAAGCATTTGGTCAATCCATCGGTTTGAACGTGAAAAGGGGAAATGTTTATAAATCCGTTGATACTTATTTTACGAGATATCTTTCCGAAAAAGAGATCCAAGAATTCGAATCCAAGGTCCGAAACGAATTAAGAAAAGAGAATGGAGCTCCGATTGACGCACCTGTTTATGAAAAGATCAGATCCATTGCGGAAAAGACCGCCCTCGCAAGGATCAGTGCGGAAACTTCTAAGATCAGAATAGAAGAAATTACGGAAGAGTTAAAGGATATAGATTCTGAATTAGCAAAACCCGATATCGATCCTAAGAAGAAAAAAACCTATCTTACGGATAAGGACAAATTAGAGAAGGAACGAAAGGCCGCAGAAAAAGCGATCCCGGACGGAGAGAAGAAGGCGGCATCGGGTGAGACCGCTTTAACAAAGGCTCTTCAGAATTTTTTCAGAGGATCTTTTAAGGATCGAATTTCTTCTTTAGGACTTCTTCCGGATAAAATTAGGATTTTAGCTTATGATAGAGCGGGGAAGGAAACCCTGGACACAGGTTTACTTTTCTCTCAAAGTTCCGAGACCGGAAAAAAATTACTCACACAGACGGATTTTACGGAAAGTCGTAAAACCCTTTTCGGAGATACCGACGTTTTAGAGGTTATCCAAAACAAATCGGAGGCGGAAAGTTATGAAGTGGGCGGTAGACAATACGAAGTAATATATCGTCCTGTTTTTAGGAACCCAAGTACTGCGGAAAGATCCAGGTCCATGGCGGAAGAGATCGTTGAGAATCCCAAAGATTGGGCAAAGTATCTGGAAGAAGATAGAAAAATTTCCGCAGAGATTGCGGAGATCTCTCAAAGATTGAAATCAAGAATGTCGGAACTTCGCAAGGACGGAAAAGCTAAACCTTCTTCCGATAAGGAATTCAAAAATCTGGCTCTGGCCTATAGGCAGATGCTCAAGAAACGAGATACTAAGCTTGAACAGTTACAGCCGTATTCTTCGGTTTTTGAGAAGAATGAGAAAAAATGGACTGATGATCATAAATCCCTAAAAGACAAGATAACAAGTACTTCCAAGGAAATTTTGGAATGGGAGAAGATGCTGAAGTTCCCTCCTAAAGAAGGGGAGAACAAAACTTCACCGGAAGAGATCCAGGAAAAGATCAGGATATTAGAATCTCAGGAAGAAGAATATAAGGATTCTTTAATCCGTTTGGAATCGACTAAGGGTGATTGGAGTAACTCCTACGAACATAAAGCGGAAGACGCTTTTTACGGCCTGAGAGAGGCGGCATTGGAGGATTTCACATTTATTCCTTTCAAAACAGGGCCCGCCAGCATTAGAAGATATTATAAAGATGATAATGAAAGAAAGTCCGTTCGGATCAAATGGAGGCTTTTGAGAGAATGGATCCTTTCCGGAAATTCAGAGACGGAACTACCTAAAACTCCTAAGGGGATCGCTTGGGACTCCGGTATCCTTGTCAGAAGTAGAAGTGAAGCGGAAGAAATGATGTGGGCCCTGGACTCCACTCCACTTGTTCTTTCTGGAGAAGAGGAAGGTAAGGGGCTAGTCTACGACCTCCTCCGCAAAGACTTATTAGGGTATAATATTATTCTAATTGATAGGACCGAAGGTGTTCGTCAGATGAGATCCAACAGAGAAGAGATGATCCGTTACACGGGGATCATCGGAACTATCGCAATTCTTCTGGCGTACGGCTTGGCTTGGTTTGTGGTCCGCAGGATCAGGGGTATCAGTAAAAATGCAGAGTTAATCGGAGAAGGGAATCTGAATGTCGAATTTCCTCCTGCGGGTTACGACGAGATCGGCGTATTGAGTGAATCTCTGAATGATATGGTTCACGGTTTAAAGGAAAGAGAAGAGATGAAAGGGGAACTTCTGGCGGCGGAAGAGATCCAGAAACGTCTGCTTCCTGAAAAACTTCCTTCTAGCTTGAACGACTATGTTGAATTCGGGGCGTTCTATAAAGCGATGACCGGAGTAGGTGGGGATTATTACGATTTTATCGAATTAGGCGGAGGAAAGATCGCGATCTGTATCGGTGATGTTTCCAACCATGGTGTGGGTCCTGCGATCGTGATGGCTCTTTTCAGGGCTCAGATCCGGGCCATTCTACGGAAGGGAGAAAGGGATCTGAAAAAGATCCTGCTCGAGGCAAACGGATATCTGTATGAAGATACTCCTGATCATATTTTTATCACATTCTTTTTGGCGATCTTCGATTCCAATACTTCCAGATTGGAGTATATATCTGCGGGCCATGTTAAGCCTTTATTCTTCGACGCTTCCGATGGAAAGATCAAAGAACTTCCTGCAGGCGGTTTGCCGATCGGTATGGATGAAAATTCTTTCTTTGAAACTACTATTGAGAGGAGGGCATTAACTTTGGATTCCGGAGATATTTTCTTTGAATATACGGATGGTTTGGATGAAGCAAGAAGTCCGAACTCGGATATGTATACCAGAGAGAGGCTTGCGAAACTTTTGCATGCAAACGGAGAAAAACGTCCGGAAGAATTGATCAAGACAATCGTTACGGATGTGGAATCCCATACGCAACAAGACCTGAGCGCGACCGGGTTTTCGAAACTTTCCGACGATATCGCGATGATCGCGATCCGGAAAAGATAAGAACCGCTTGTTCTCATTTATGGCCTTGTAGGAGAAAAGCCTAAACAAGCGATATACACTTAACGCATGTTGGAACTCCTAAAACGCCATCCTTTAAAACGGATCGTTCAAATTATGGAAGGATCAAATCCTTCCATTCTTCTTCTGAACTGGAAGGACAAAGATATACTTCGCCCTCGGAGTATTTATTCTTATTTTTTCTCCAAAGAGAAAGTTTATGATCCGCTTCTTCCAAACCTGTTTTTAAAACTTCTCTTAATTCCGAGACAGATCCGAAGGTTCCGTCTAAAACTCCGGTATTTTTTGCGTCAAAATCAGCTCTGGATTTTTTTGTAAAAGATCCGAAAAATTCTTTTTGGATAGATTCGATTTCCTGAATATTTCCTTCTTTTCTGAGTGCGGCAACTTTTGCACCTTGGAATAGATCGAATGCGGAATTTCCCCCCATAACTGCAAGTGTTGCCTCAGCTAAAGAATAGTACGCAATTCCCGGTCTTAAGAATCCGCTAAAAGCATGTATTTGCCTTCCTCCGTAATTTTGTCTTAATACGATCGAAACCACGGGGATCTCTGAAAGAATGTTTACATCCAAAGATTCTCCACCGATTTGCTGTATTCTTGCTCTTTCTTGTTTGGTGCCTGGGACAAAACCCGGAGCATCAGAAATCATTAATAAAGGAATGGAATGTTTGTTTGCAAACTCGGTGAAAACTCTGAATTTTTCCGTCCCTGGAGCGTCCGGAGACCCTCCTCCTTTCGGTTGGTCGGCAATGATCGCTACCGTTCTACCTTGTATCCGTCCTAACCCTGTGATCAAACTGGAGCCGGGGTCCCATTCTCCGAATTCTAGGAAAGTGTTCTTATCCAAAATTTTTTGGACGATCTCTTCTTTCATATCGTAGGAAACAGTGATCTCGCTTGGAAGTTTGATCTCACTTTCGCTTGGCAGAAAGTTTTCGATCTTTCTGTGATTTAATAAATGGAAAAATTTTCTGATAATCTCATAAGCCTCCGGTTCGTCTTTTGCGGTGAAGGTAGCCCATCTTTTTTTATTCGAGAATTCCTTATGAGCAGAAGATTTACTTTTTGCGCTCGGTTCTAAAAGTAGCCATACGTCCGCATTCGAGGTAAGTTCGGAAACTCTAAGTCCCTCCGGATTTTTTACAAAATGTAAACAGGCTCCTTTAAAATTTTGTAATGATTTTTGAAAATCTCTTCTTGGTCTTAAGGAATCATAGTCATCCAAATGGGAACTTCTGAACCATTTGCTTCCATAGACTAAAAGTAAACTTGCTCCCGTTTTTTCCGCGATCCGAACGGACTCTTTCGCTTTGATAATACATGGAAGGGAGTGAAATCCATCATCGGTCCTTGGGCCCATGGAGAGTACGGGAGCTTCTCCCAATCGAATGAGCCCGGAAACTAAAGATCCTGAGCCGGAATAGTTTTCTTTGATTGGAAGGAAAAATCCGCTTTCAGAATAATGAGTCAGTTCGTTCTCGTCTAGAACATTCCAATTTTCCGATATAGCTCTTTGGCTTTTTTCTTTTGGAAGAAGTTTACATCCCAACAAAGAATCTTGTATCCTTCTGATAATCCATATAAACTGGATCTTATCGTTTGCTACAAAATCCACAGTGCCTGTAGCTTGGCCCATAATTTTAGCACCGCCTATCTCGTAATTGGTGAATTTCTCTCCGGTTACGGATTCGATCACTGAAGATCCTGTTAGAACTCGATAAGATTCTTCTTCATTTAAAAGGACTTGTAAAGAGGCTTGAGAAGAGCCGTAAACGTCCAATCCAGTAGAAGATCCCGTTCCGACTGCGACCGTAAAACAAAACTTAGGTCTTTCTTCAGAGTTGTATTTTCTGAATTCTGGTCCGTATTTTTTTTCGGTTTCGGAGCATATTTCTTTTAAAATAGGATCCGAATGCGATTCGATTGCAGCCCTGAAATCGGAGGCTTTCAAACCGGCACTTAAAAGTGAATTCATAAAAAACCCTTCTGCAGCTCGGTTCAATGATACCATTCCTTCTTTGATGTTAGCACCGGCCCCGTCGTTCCAGATATATAAAGGAAGATCTTTTCGATAAGCGTAGTAGGCGGCTGCAATATATTTTCTTCCTTCTAAATCTCCTGTGGCTCCGCCCGCTACTCTGGAATCTTTAAAAAAACATAATGCAGGTTTTCCGCCGATCTTTCCTTCGAAAATTTTCGCTCCCGGAACATAGATCTCTTCTTTGCCTGTTTTAGGATTTTTTCTGAGAAGCCCGTCGGTTCCCGGGATCGTAATCTCTTGTACGGAATCCATGTCGAATATCTCGGAAACCCAACATTCCAGAGGCCATTTTCCTTTTTGGAAAACGTTTAGGTCTTTCGGATCGGTTCCCGTGCAATACGGAAATCTAGGATCGTTTGAATGGGCTATATCCATCCTAAGTTTTCCATCTTTAAAGAAGAAGGAAAGTGTTACCGTTTTTTCGGCATTTTCCGGAAGGAAAACCATCGTGAACTGGCTATACAACCCATGTAAGAAGAACCGTAGAACGGAGCCGGCAGATTCCATTATATTATTATAATTGAATACGTCTTCTTCGTTGGATCCCGGGTCGAATTTGATCATAAATCCGGAAACAAGGACTTCTAACCTGAAAATATCAACATTTTTGAATATTTGAGAGCCTTGTAAGATGCATGCTCCCACTTTCGCGGTAGTTTCCAGATCGAACCTGGAGATTTTCTTTTCCGCTTTAGCGTTTAATGTCGAGAAGAGTATATATTGTTTTTCTCTTTCCGTTTCTAAGAAATATAAGAAATGTCCGGTGCTTGGGGAGAATATTCTTTTAAGATTCCCTTGGGTTTGCCAATATTCCAGTTTTTTCCGGATCTGATAAGTAAGGGATTCATCGAAGTTTTCCGGGACCAACGGTAAGTTTTCGGAAAAAGACCTATTGAATTTTTCCTCTAAGATCTCGGATCCTTCTTCCGAAACGGAAGACCAAGGCGCTTTAAGAAACCGTACGTAATCGAAGACGTGTTTTCTAGATATAGTCGCATCTCCTCCTTTGAATTTTTGCGGACGATTTCCTCTCGAGTTTAATATTCTTCTGACTGTTTTTTCGAGGGAACTTTCTTTTTCTCTTTCTTCCAAATATAAGATGCCGTTCAAAGCTAGGTCTATGGAGGGAGTAGGCGGAGCATAAATGGAAAGTATTTCCAAAAGTTTTGCTACAAGTTCCTTTCCTTCTCTAAGGTTCGCGTATGCTTTTACTAAAAAAATGAATGCATCCTTTTGGCTTTTGGTCCTTCGAAGAGGATTCCAAGGTTTGATACCGTAATAGTGAAATGCATTGGATAAGAGTTTTTTTGTGGTCTTAGGTGGATTGTATCCTTCCGTATCCCATTCCGATAGAGCTCTTTGAACCTCTCCATAATGGGAAAATTTTGTTCCCGGATCCGATGAGAATATTCTTCGTACTAATACATGGAATTTTAAAAGTTCTAAATAGAAATTTCCCCATTGGCGGCTCTCTGGATCGGATAGTTTGGAAAATTCGAGATTAGAGAGTATAAAATCTATCTTTTCTACGGCGTCTTGTTCCCTAAAAGTTCCTAAGATCCAAGACCTCAATAAGGTTCTTAGATCGGGGCCTGATTTTTTTTGGATCGATGGAATTTTTCCTTCCGTATCCGGATCTAAGGAAGGCCAGATCTCCCAGATAGATCCTTCAGTACTATTATAATTATCTAATTCTTTTTTGGGTTCGGATCTTTGTTCTGTTTCAATTTTTGCAAGTATTTCCCCTTCACTTAAACCTTTGCCTAAGATCATCCCGGAAGCGGTCATTCCGCGAACCAATTTATTCCTATCTCCGTGCTCTAATAAATATCCTAGTTTTCCGCCGACTGGTGCGGTTAGGACTGTTTCCATCTTCATTGCGGAAATTACTAAGATCGGATCTCCTTCTTGGATAGTTTCCCCTTCATTCCATGTATTGTTCGTTTGCGGATTATCGCATATCTTTACGAATGTTCCTTGGAAGGGAGAACGTAAAACTCCTTCGTTGGAGGTATTATTCTTTTTGTCTTTGGATAAAATAGAGAATCGGAGATATCTAAGTTTTCCTTGGCTATCCGGGAATCTCACCAAGTGAAAAGAAGGCCTACGATCTACGCGGACAGGAATCGTTCTGCCGGCAAATTCCACTAAAAATTCTTCTCCAAATTCTCCTTGAACGGAAACCCCGATGGATCCGAAATCTTTCCCGTTTAGCAGAATTCTATAGCTAGAAATGGAAGTTCGGAATAAGCGGGTTTTATATGCTTTCGTTTCCGATCTCAATTCGAATTCAAAAAGAGAATACTCCGATTCTTGGGAATGAAGTAATTTAGGAAGATCCCGATCTCTGAAAGACCTTTTCAGATCGTTTTCGGTCATAAAAACCGATTCTGCAAGCGAGCAGATGACTGCCCCTTCTTCTTCCGATTCATTCTCCGCTTTCGTAAGTTCCTCATTATTAGATAAAATTAAATTATCATATTCTCCCGAACGAAAAAGATCATGCCTTACTAGTTTGATTAGCTGTTCAATGTTTGTGGTAATTCCGCGGATGTACAGATCTGAAAGTGCTCTTTCCATTCTGAGTA is from Leptospira sp. WS58.C1 and encodes:
- a CDS encoding carboxyl transferase domain-containing protein, translating into MIPTRKPEPESFTQGILSIPEIDSVIKELKILNPGRSEKKEIYPERKGVLKKVLIANRGEIAKRFFLALREESIRSVAVVTDPDREQSWYESADEIVYIGSSDKYTNSQTIIAAALLSDANAVYPGYGFLSEDFRFVESLEEVSLIYKRNIIFMGPKASVMRKVGNKLDARKLALENGIPLLLGSGPITGGEEIAIQEAERIGYPIMIKLDSGGGGKGMVIVRNSKELIPAIESAVRIGVQSYGNGTFFFEKYVERPAHFEVQIFNSTAVGIRKCAVQRRNQKVVEESGETFLDDRTLLQLLSSAEKIAHISGYSEGCAAGTVEFLLDCETGNFGFLEMNTRLQVEYPVTDQSLGIDLAKWQILFFDGREQEIPYDSVIRRRFSDRNHSIQCRIYAEDPFQNYSPSPGKIKDLELPTFNGVRCDFGFKKGDRVLGDYDPMIGKLITTGTTREEALLRMERALSDLYIRGITTNIEQLIKLVRHDLFRSGEYDNLILSNNEELTKAENESEEEGAVICSLAESVFMTENDLKRSFRDRDLPKLLHSQESEYSLFEFELRSETKAYKTRLFRTSISSYRILLNGKDFGSIGVSVQGEFGEEFLVEFAGRTIPVRVDRRPSFHLVRFPDSQGKLRYLRFSILSKDKKNNTSNEGVLRSPFQGTFVKICDNPQTNNTWNEGETIQEGDPILVISAMKMETVLTAPVGGKLGYLLEHGDRNKLVRGMTASGMILGKGLSEGEILAKIETEQRSEPKKELDNYNSTEGSIWEIWPSLDPDTEGKIPSIQKKSGPDLRTLLRSWILGTFREQDAVEKIDFILSNLEFSKLSDPESRQWGNFYLELLKFHVLVRRIFSSDPGTKFSHYGEVQRALSEWDTEGYNPPKTTKKLLSNAFHYYGIKPWNPLRRTKSQKDAFIFLVKAYANLREGKELVAKLLEILSIYAPPTPSIDLALNGILYLEEREKESSLEKTVRRILNSRGNRPQKFKGGDATISRKHVFDYVRFLKAPWSSVSEEGSEILEEKFNRSFSENLPLVPENFDESLTYQIRKKLEYWQTQGNLKRIFSPSTGHFLYFLETEREKQYILFSTLNAKAEKKISRFDLETTAKVGACILQGSQIFKNVDIFRLEVLVSGFMIKFDPGSNEEDVFNYNNIMESAGSVLRFFLHGLYSQFTMVFLPENAEKTVTLSFFFKDGKLRMDIAHSNDPRFPYCTGTDPKDLNVFQKGKWPLECWVSEIFDMDSVQEITIPGTDGLLRKNPKTGKEEIYVPGAKIFEGKIGGKPALCFFKDSRVAGGATGDLEGRKYIAAAYYAYRKDLPLYIWNDGAGANIKEGMVSLNRAAEGFFMNSLLSAGLKASDFRAAIESHSDPILKEICSETEKKYGPEFRKYNSEERPKFCFTVAVGTGSSTGLDVYGSSQASLQVLLNEEESYRVLTGSSVIESVTGEKFTNYEIGGAKIMGQATGTVDFVANDKIQFIWIIRRIQDSLLGCKLLPKEKSQRAISENWNVLDENELTHYSESGFFLPIKENYSGSGSLVSGLIRLGEAPVLSMGPRTDDGFHSLPCIIKAKESVRIAEKTGASLLLVYGSKWFRSSHLDDYDSLRPRRDFQKSLQNFKGACLHFVKNPEGLRVSELTSNADVWLLLEPSAKSKSSAHKEFSNKKRWATFTAKDEPEAYEIIRKFFHLLNHRKIENFLPSESEIKLPSEITVSYDMKEEIVQKILDKNTFLEFGEWDPGSSLITGLGRIQGRTVAIIADQPKGGGSPDAPGTEKFRVFTEFANKHSIPLLMISDAPGFVPGTKQERARIQQIGGESLDVNILSEIPVVSIVLRQNYGGRQIHAFSGFLRPGIAYYSLAEATLAVMGGNSAFDLFQGAKVAALRKEGNIQEIESIQKEFFGSFTKKSRADFDAKNTGVLDGTFGSVSELREVLKTGLEEADHKLSLWRKNKNKYSEGEVYLCPSSSEEEWKDLILP